TGATCGGCCACGTCAAGCACGTCCAGAAGTGCATCGACGTCGGCGTCGACATCATCTGCGCCCAGGGCGGTGAGGGCGGTGGCCACACCGGTGATATCCCCACCACTGTCCTGATCCCCGCCGTCGTCGAGATCTGCAACAAGCACAAGTCTCCCCTGACCGGCGGCCCCGTCCAGGTCATCGCCGCCGGTGGCATCCACAACGgccagctgctggccgccgccctcaTGATGGGCGCCGGCGCCGTCTGGGTCGGCACTCGCTTCATCCTGACCGACGAGGCTGGCGCGCCCAAGTCGCACAAGGAGGCCGTCCGCACCGCCGGCCACGACGACAACGTCcgcaccatcatcttcaccggCCGCCCCATGCGCGTCCGCAACAACTCTTACATCAACGACTGGGAGACCAACCGCCagcaggagatgaaggagctCGCCGCCAAGGGTGTCATCCCCTACGAGGCCGACCTCGACAAGGTCCTCAACGGCGGcgagaagcccaagattgAGGGCATCCAGACCAGCGccaacgatgacgacgacgacgatccTCTTGAGCAGTTCCGCCCCTTCTTGATGGGCaaggctgccgccgttgtCAACGAGCAGAAGCCCGCCAAGGCTGTTGTGGATGAGTTCATTACCGATGCCGTTGCCTGGCTGAAAAAGGGCAACTCTATGCTGGTTGGCCCTTCATCCAAGCTGTAAAAAATTGAGAGACGAAAACTATTTTCCTTGCTTTTCCTTCGGTCTTGTTTTCACGAAGCCCTGTCATATCTCCTTAATGTTTTCATGCCAC
This genomic stretch from Trichoderma breve strain T069 chromosome 1, whole genome shotgun sequence harbors:
- a CDS encoding nitronate monooxygenase domain-containing protein — translated: MASQQIRTPITDLFKIKHPILLAGMNVAAGPKLAAAVTNAGGMGVIGGVGYTPEMLKEQIAELKSYLNDKNAPFGVDLLIPQVGGNARKTNYDYTKGKLNELTDIIIESGAKLFVSAVGVPPKAIVDKLHKHGILYMNMIGHVKHVQKCIDVGVDIICAQGGEGGGHTGDIPTTVLIPAVVEICNKHKSPLTGGPVQVIAAGGIHNGQLLAAALMMGAGAVWVGTRFILTDEAGAPKSHKEAVRTAGHDDNVRTIIFTGRPMRVRNNSYINDWETNRQQEMKELAAKGVIPYEADLDKVLNGGEKPKIEGIQTSANDDDDDDPLEQFRPFLMGKAAAVVNEQKPAKAVVDEFITDAVAWLKKGNSMLVGPSSKL